TGCAACCAGGGGGACGTAGAGAACAGAAAGAGACTCATTCTGGACTTAGCCAGAAATAATTTTCCCGATTGGTGGAGCAAGCAAGAGCAACAGACTCTTGGTGCTCGTCTAGCGTCCATCTCCAAAGGTTGGAACTTTGTCTTTCTCGATTGGTGGAGTAAGCAAAAGCAACCGACTCTTGGTGCTCGTCTAGTGTCCATCTCCACAGGttggaactctctctctctctctctctctctcaatgacTTTTGGGGAAAGATTCTCAGTTTGTTGGTAGTTAAATTATCTTTAACCTTCTATGTTCATGATGCAGATGGAACATTCTCAACACCTTGGCCAAATCTTCAATTACCTGAAGTTGAGGCTCTTGTCTTGAACTTCGAGACCAACATTCAAACCAAAACTTATACTTTGCCGAAATTCattaagaaagcaaataaaCTCAAGGCTCTAATTGTAACAAATTACAATTTCTTTCCAGCTGAGCTGTGCAATTTCCATGTCGTTGGGCCCAGTTTAAGGAGGATCAGGCTCGAACGTGTCACAATTTCTCTCCTAAGCATGGGAAAGCTACGCCTGCACAATCTGCaaaagatatcatttttcatgtgCAACATAGGGCAAGCTTCAACATCAAACAACGCCAAAATCTCTAATGCAATGCCAAAATTAGTGGAGCTCAACATCGACTATTGCGATGATCTTGTGACGTTACCAGATGGCATCTGTGAGATAAAGCCTTTGAAGAAGCTTAGCATCACAAACTGTCATAATTTCTTTGCACTCCTTGGACAACTTGGGCAATTGACCTCCCTCGAAGTGGTTAGGCTTAATTTGTGCACAAATTTGTTGGAATTACCAAACTCAATTGGAACCCTCCAAAAATTGGTATCTCTCAATATATCTGATTGCTTGAGCTTGAGTACTTTGCCCACTCAAATTGTTCAACTGGTTAATCTCAAGAGGATAAACATGAGAGGATGTTTGAGGTTGTCTGTGCTACCACGGTCAATCCAAAggttgagaaacttgaagaaggtGATTTGTGACAAAGAAAGTGAAATCTTGTGGGAGCCTCTCAAGAACAATCTCAAGAGCTTGAATATATTGGCGTCTGAAGAAGAGGCTAACTTAGATTGGCTGCATGATTAAGAAGAGGGCGATCAACCAATGATCTATGGGCTTTATCTACATGTTAAAATGTTGTctttgagttattatttcttcgttattattattttgcaatTTGTTCTATTTATTTCTTGTACTTTgtgcttattatttttttttttgttgggaaaAATAACATGAATGATTTATGAACTTTGACTCAATATGCAAcatagttcatgaatttttgttcaatgtggtccctAGACTTTAACTCAATACTCAATGTCATCTTATTTAATGTGACCCTATACTTTTAATACatgatcaatttaatccctaaattatataaaaatgtttaatgttatcAATGTCGtattatttaatgtgatttctagatttttagtatatgatcaagttaatctctagactatataaaaatattcaatggtatctttaaattttaataacattgaacatttttataaaacattaaacttattaattttcttttttttcttctctctctctctctctctctctctctctctctctctctcttttcctttatcCTTCTTCCTTCATCGGTCAAGTGCCTTGACAATAGCCGGCGACTCAATGACTAGCCATGATGCGAGCcaacgagctcgaggctcgatCGAGGTCATTGAGCTCAAACCTCACCAGATCCAAGCGAGCTTGGGGTCGGTCGAGGCCAATGAGCTCGCTACTCACCAAATCTAGCTAAGCTCATGGCTTGCCCAATTTTGGCAAGGTAGCTTGGGGCTTGGCAAATCTAGGAGAGCTTAGGCTTAGCCAAGGTTGGCAAGCATGAGCTTAGGGCTCACCCGATCTTGGTAAGCTTGGAGCTAGGCAGATCCAAACAATCTTGAGCTTGGATGAGGTCGATGAG
Above is a window of Eucalyptus grandis isolate ANBG69807.140 chromosome 9, ASM1654582v1, whole genome shotgun sequence DNA encoding:
- the LOC104420463 gene encoding probable disease resistance protein At5g66900 isoform X2; protein product: MFVPVSKKPTLTDIVRKMIQHNGFEVPEIVTEDDAVHHLQQLLIVIGQSPVLVVLDDVWTDSQSIIEKFVFKNINHYKIVVTSRYEFPHVGLVHHLDTLPHGEALELFRQSVAVDGRSSVAPDDELWDKIVKRCKGLPLALTVVAKSLRGKDRSFWETKLRNLSCLGMDSDILDCLRKSLDDLDGNTSIKERFMDLGSFPEDRKIPATALIDMWVELYRQDFDGTFTINDLHQLFYRNLADRVITRRDSNEDEDKCYNNLYATQHDLLRELAIKECNQGDVENRKRLILDLARNNFPDWWSKQEQQTLGARLASISKGWNFVFLDWWSKQKQPTLGARLVSISTDGTFSTPWPNLQLPEVEALVLNFETNIQTKTYTLPKFIKKANKLKALIVTNYNFFPAELCNFHVVGPSLRRIRLERVTISLLSMGKLRLHNLQKISFFMCNIGQASTSNNAKISNAMPKLVELNIDYCDDLVTLPDGICEIKPLKKLSITNCHNFFALLGQLGQLTSLEVVRLNLCTNLLELPNSIGTLQKLVSLNISDCLSLSTLPTQIVQLVNLKRINMRGCLRLSVLPRSIQRLRNLKKVICDKESEILWEPLKNNLKSLNILASEEEANLDWLHD